The following coding sequences are from one Plectropomus leopardus isolate mb chromosome 10, YSFRI_Pleo_2.0, whole genome shotgun sequence window:
- the fn1a gene encoding fibronectin 1a isoform X2 yields MSGSTIARVLVALCIGSAVNCMPKGTHRSRRQAQQHQVSTVSQDGCIENGQFYGINDQWERPYLGSTLVCTCHGVAGIKCKSKPEEERCYDKINQQSYTVGETYERPKDGMIWDCTCIGSGRGKISCTIANRCHEGGASYKIGDTWRRPHETGGYMLECVCLGNGKGEWTCKPVAERCYDNTAGTSYVVGETWEKPYQGWMVVDCTCLGEGSGRITCTSRNRCNDQDTLTSYRIGDTWTKSDARGHLLQCLCTGNGRGEWKCERHASLHTTGLGTGSRVVTNIQPAVYQPASVPVLPQEGPCRTDSGLSYFIGQRWMKNQGSKQMICTCLGNGVSCKQWDGPAPVYGGNSGGQPCVFPFVYKGKTYHSCISDGRSDGQLWCSTSSDYDADQKYSFCTEKNVIVATRGGNSNGALCQFPYLYNGRNYTDCTADGRRDGMKWCGTTTDYDAEQRFGFCPMAAHEEVCTTSEGVMYRVGDQWDKRHDVLGHMMRCTCVGNGRGEWSCVAYSQLKDQCIVDSLTYEVNQTFTKQHDEGYTMNCTCFGQGRGRWKCDAIDQCQEPETRAFYQIGESWDKVIQGVMYKCYCYGNGIGELSCEPQQSYPGGNRPVQVIITETGNQPNSHPIQWNAPSSAHITQYILKWRVKNTHNPWREVTIPGHLNSYTISGLKPGITYEGQLISVLRFGAQEVTRFDFSTNYGSLATSHGETTQPPPVVDISESVTEITSSSFVISWVSASDTVSGFRVEYELSEQGQGTGQPLVLDLPHTATSVNINELLPGRKYTINVYEVTDTGEDNLILTTSQTTAPDAPTEHEVEEVGESSIVISWEKPLAPITGYRVIYTPSVEGESTELTLPDTATSVTLSDLLPGKLYNISIYAVEDSLESEPIFVQVNTAGDPLPEEVSSPTDLQFFEVSDKKIVLTWTGPTGAVTGYRVTAIPVDESGSPQREMTLPVSQNSYIEVSHLQPGTLYRFNVYAIHNGEESLPLIGEQTTKPDAPTDIHFANVTEDSAVILWYAPRAKITGYRLFLTVEGSTPKQLRLPARLSEYTLLNLKPDTQYTATLHAEQDNTLSVGETAVFNTNPPLGNAPHFSTDVTDTSIVISWTPVPRVGYKLTVRPSQGGEAPRDVTSDSGSIYISGLTPGVEYTYSVQPVINGHEQGTPITRRVVTPLSPPTDLNLESNPGTGELTVQWNGASTPGTDTPSYPDITGYRVTCTPTNGQQGNSVEEFVEAGQNSCTLENLSPGVEYNVSVVTVKDDMESTPISTTITPEVPQLTDLTFKDVSDTTISLRWSPLNTTAVTGYRITVVAAGESVPIFEDFVLPTTGQYTVYGLEPGIDYDISVITVTENGESEPTTVTQQTSVPAPTDLGFGKVGADSMEVTWVAPHVPNPADINSFLIRYHPIDDEDDNTETSAGGRSNSVVLRNLLPNTEYLVSVVCVYEQRESSPLVGTQKTALDSPVGLRFSEILTNSFTIHWLAPQSKITGYRMRYQMASGGRTKDERLPPSRNHFTLTGLTADTEYLVNIFAVSGTQESLPLSGKQKTISDAPTDLEVLDSSPTSITVRWDAPPVTVRYYRITHGESGGHSNPKEFTVPGSQSTTTINNLKPGTDYTITVYAVTGRGDSPASSTPIYVMHKTGVDSPSEMEVMDVKDNSVTVRWSPAQGPIKGYRVTGVPRNGQGPSFTEVVAPDQTEITFSGLMPTVEYVLSVYALGQDGESSPLVVNALTNVDRPKDLTFSDIDSTSLRITWDSPEGIVTSYRVLYSSSEEGERELHPAPRGDAESAVIYGLQPGTEYTVKVIAVHDDTASTPLVGTQATAISSPTNLQFSQVGPTSFTMRWAVPGQENRLTGQSGLTGYRVVVNPKNKSGPTKEINLAPDTTEAHITGLMVATTYEVQVYALKNSLTSRPVQGEVDTLENISPPRRVRISDVKDSSITLTWRSKTETISGFLVEATPTTSSTGYIPIQRTIGPDARSFTITGLEPGTTYKINMYTLKGNGRSAPLTLTATTAKPVVIPPTNIHFTSLNPNSISFTWEPSRSPGVTGYYVTYEEAGGLPREIIPRPHAGQSYALINGLKPGTEYVIKIVALQNALRSTPLVGKARTQPATDHQLLVPELPQLPVPHRPTTDILDVPESFNDKIFDTNHVHLAGTSGQNQPGQQGQHIYTEYQSLGPNHGLHGPFSGPKEGQRPTLREPLIYIPVAGPDGNRIPLVKVSDGPLPGLAFGFPDNETELPQEAQTVTTISWSGIPHTSEYEVSCNPITHQEEGGFQMRLPGTSNSATLIGLTSGASYNVVVEAMRGGAKEKVLEEVVTVGNAVPGDIPITTNRDVCYDTFTQTYHEVGAEWERMSETGFKLWCRCLGLGSGHFRCDSSKWCHDNNNNYRIGEKWDRQAENGHMMSCTCLGNGKGEFKCEPHESTCYDDGKMYQVGNQWQKEYMGAICTCTCYGGQQGWRCENCKRPGGQTDVDADLLQPVHPDVFDRYRENALRKLNIQCPIECLRPELLADIHTPSD; encoded by the exons CTCTGGTCTGTACCTGCCATGGAGTTGCTGGCATCAAGTGTAAAAGCAAACCTGAAG AGGAAAGGTGTTATGATAAGATCAACCAGCAGTCTTACACTGTGGGAGAAACTTATGAGAGACCTAAGGATGGCATGATCTGGGACTGTACCTGTATTGGATCCGGGAGGGGCAAGATCAGCTGCACCATTGCTA ACCGCTGTCATGAGGGCGGGGCTTCATATAAGATAGGCGACACCTGGAGGAGACCCCACGAAACAGGAGGCTACATGCTGGAGTGTGTCTGTCTGGGTAACGGAAAGGGAGAGTGGACCTGCAAACCTGTCG CTGAGCGTTGCTATGACAACACGGCGGGAACATCTTACGTTGTTGGCGAGACATGGGAGAAGCCATACCAGGGATGGATGGTGGTGGACTGCACCTGTCTCGGAGAGGGAAGTGGACGCATCACATGCACCTCTAGAA ATCGCTGTAATGACCAGGATACTCTGACCTCTTACCGTATTGGAGATACCTGGACCAAGTCCGATGCTCGAGGCCACTTGCTCCAGTGTCTGTGCACAGGGAATGGCCGAGGGGAGTGGAAGTGTGAGCGACATGCTTCACTTCACACCACTGGCCTGG GCACTGGCTCTCGGGTGGTCACTAACATCCAGCCTGCAGTCTACCAGCCTGCCTCTGTACCTGTGCTTCCCCAAGAGGGACCCTGTCGGACAGATTCTGGGCTTTCATACTTCATCGGCCAGCGCTGGATGAAGAACCAGGGAAGCAAGCAGATGATCTGTACCTGTCTTGGCAATGGAGTCAGCTGTAAACAGTGGG aTGGACCAGCTCCAGTGTACGGTGGCAACTCTGGAGGTCAGCCCTGCGTGTTTCCCTTTGTCTACAAGGGGAAGACATACCACTCTTGTATCTCTGACGGACGCAGTGATGGACAGCTCTGGTGTTCCACCTCCTCAGACTATGATGCAGACCAGAAATACTCTTTCTGCACAGAGAAGAACG taATTGTGGCAACACGAGGCGGTAATTCTAACGGTGCTCTGTGCCAGTTCCCCTACCTCTATAATGGCCGAAACTACACTGACTGTACTGCAGATGGACGTAGAGACGGCATGAAGTGGTGTGGCACCACAACAGATTATGATGCAGAGCAGCGTTTTGGATTCTGTCCCATGGCTG CCCATGAGGAAGTGTGCACAACTAGTGAGGGGGTGATGTACCGCGTGGGAGACCAGTGGGACAAACGGCACGATGTTCTGGGTCACATGATGAGATGCACCTGCGTCGGCAATGGCAGAGGCGAATGGAGCTGTGTTGCCTACTCCCAGcttaaag ATCAGTGTATTGTGGACAGTCTGACCTATGAGGTGAACCAGACCTTCACCAAACAACACGATGAGGGCTACACCATGAACTGCACCTGCTTTGGACAGGGACGTGGTCGCTGGAAGTGTGATGCCATTG ATCAGTGCCAGGAGCCAGAGACGAGAGCCTTTTATCAGATCGGAGAGTCTTGGGATAAAGTCATCCAAGGAGTCATGTACAAGTGCTATTGCTATGGCAACGGCATTGGAGAGCTCAGCTGCGAGCCCCAGCAGTCCTACCCTG GTGGCAATCGTCCAGTCCAGGTCATTATAACTGAAACTGGAAACCAACCCAACTCCCACCCTATTCAGTGGAATGCCCCATCGTCTGCTCACATTACCCAGTACATCCTCAAGTGGAGAGTG aaaaacactcaTAACCCATGGAGAGAGGTGACAATCCCTGGCCATCTGAACTCCTACACCATCTCTGGTTTGAAGCCGGGCATCACCTACGAGGGTCAGCTAATCAGCGTGTTGCGGTTTGGAGCCCAAGAGGTCACGCGCTTTGACTTCTCCACCAATTACGGATCAT TAGCGACATCACATGGCGAGACCACCCAGCCTCCGCCTGTGGTTGACATCTCTGAGTCGGTGACCGAAATTACCTCCAGCAGCTTTGTCATCTCCTGGGTTTCCGCCTCCGACACAGTTTCTGGTTTCAGAGTCGAGTATGAGCTCAGTGAACAGGGACAGGGAACTGGACAACCCCTGGTGCTAG ATCTGCCCCATACAGCTACCTCAGTGAACATTAATGAGCTTCTACCCGGCAGGAAGTACACTATCAATGTCTATGAGGTTACAGATACCGGAGAGGACAACCTCATTCTTACTACTTCACAAACCACTG CACCTGATGCTCCTACTGAGCATGAAGTGGAGGAGGTGGGAGAGAGCTCCATAGTGATCAGCTGGGAAAAGCCACTGGCTCCCATCACTG GCTATCGTGTCATCTACACGCCGTCGGTAGAGGGTGAAAGCACAGAGCTGACTCTCCCCGACACGGCGACATCTGTGACTCTGAGTGACCTTCTACCTGGGAAGTTGTACAACATCAGTATCTACGCTGTGGAGGACAGCCTGGAGAGTGAGCCAATCTTTGTACAGGTCAATACTGCTGGAGATCCACTACCAG AGGAGGTTTCATCCCCCACAGACCTGCAGTTCTTTGAGGTGTCAGATAAAAAGATCGTCCTGACCTGGACTGGCCCAACTGGTGCCGTCACAGGTTACCGGGTCACCGCCATCCCTGTCGATGAGTCTGGCTCTCCGCAGAGAGAGATGACTCTGCCTGTCAGTCAAAACTCCTACATTGAAGTTTCACATCTCCAGCCTGGAACACTGTACCGCTTCAACGTCTACGCCATTCACAACGgagaggaaagtttaccacTTATTGGCGAGCAAACTACGA AGCCTGATGCTCCCACGGATATCCATTTTGCCAACGTGACTGAGGACAGTGCTGTGATATTGTGGTACGCCCCCCGTGCCAAAATCACAGGCTACCGGCTCTTCCTCACTGTGGAGGGCTCCACCCCCAAGCAGCTGCGCCTGCCTGCCCGCCTTTCTGAGTACACCCTCCTCAACCTGAAGCCTGATACACAGTACACTGCTACACTACACGCAGAGCAAGACAACACACTCAGTGTTGGAGAGACAGCTGTATTTAACACCA acCCCCCGCTGGGCAACGCTCCTCATTTCAGCACTGATGTGACTGACACCTCCATTGTAATCTCCTGGACCCCAGTTCCCCGTGTTGGATACAAG CTGACAGTCCGTCCCAGTCAAGGCGGCGAAGCCCCCAGAGATGTGACCTCTGACTCAGGAAGCATTTACATTTCTGGTCTGACTCCGGGAGTGGAGTACACCTACAGCGTCCAGCCAGTTATTAACGGCCATGAGCAGGGGACTCCAATCACACGCCGCGTTGTCACCC CTCTGTCTCCTCCCACTGATCTGAATCTGGAGTCTAACCCAGGCACCGGAGAGCTCACAGTCCAGTGGAACGGGGCCAGTACTCCAGGTACAGACACACCTTCATACCCAG ATATCACTGGCTACAGAGTGACGTGCACTCCCACCAATGGCCAGCAAGGAAACAGTGTGGAGGAGTTTGTGGAGGCAGGGCAGAACTCCTGCACCCTGGAGAACCTCAGCCCAGGAGTGGAATACAACGTCAGTGTTGTTACCGTTAAGGATGATATGGAGAGCACTCCTATATCAACCACCATTACACCAG AAGTCCCACAGTTGACAGACCTCACTTTTAAGGACGTAAGCGACACCACAATCAGTCTCCGCTGGTCACCGCTCAACACCACAGCCGTCACTGGTTACAGGATCACGGTTGTGGCGGCCGGCGAGAGTGTACCCATCTTCGAAGACTTTGTCCTGCCAACAACTGGTCAATATACTGTCTACGGACTGGAGCCCGGCATCGACTATGACATTAGCGTGATCACTGTGACGGAGAATGGCGAGAGCGAGCCCACCACAGTCACTCAGCAGACCT CTGTACCGGCACCAACTGATTTGGGCTTTGGCAAAGTTGGGGCAGACAGTATGGAAGTCACCTGGGTCGCTCCCCATGTCCCCAACCCCGCTGACATCAACAGCTTCCTCATCAG GTATCATCCCATCGACGATGAAGATGACAATACAGAAACCAGCGCAGGAGGCAGGAGTAACAGCGTGGTGCTAAGGA ATCTGCTGCCTAACACTGAGTATCTGGTGagcgttgtgtgtgtgtatgagcagagagagagctcGCCCCTCGTTGGCACCCAGAAAACAG CCCTGGATTCACCAGTTGGTCTGCGTTTCTCTGAGATCCTCACCAATTCCTTCACCATCCACTGGCTTGCTCCCCAGAGCAAAATTACCGGTTACCGTATGCGTTACCAGATGGCCAGCGGTGGAAGAACCAAGGACGAGAGGCTGCCCCCATCCAGGAACCACTTTACCCTGACAGGACTCACGGCAGACACTGAATACTTAGTCAACATCTTCGCAGTGAGCGGGACTCAAGAGAGCTTGCCGCTCAGTGGAAAACAGAAGACAA TCTCTGATGCTCCCACAGACCTGGAAGTGCTCGACTCCTCCCCCACCAGCATCACCGTCCGATGGGATGCCCCACCCGTCACCGTGCGCTACTACAGGATCACTCATGGAGAGTCCG GAGGTCACAGTAACCCTAAGGAGTTCACGGTGCCTGGCTCTCAGTCCACTACCACAATCAATAACCTGAAGCCTGGGACTGACTACACTATCACTGTCTACGCTGTGACCGGTAGAGGAGACAGCCCTGCTTCTAGTACTCCCATCTATGTCATGCACAagacag GTGTTGACTCTCCCTCTGAAATGGAGGTGATGGACGTGAAGGACAACAGTGTCACAGTGAGGTGGAGCCCTGCTCAGGGCCCAATCAAAGGATACAGGGTGACCGGGGTGCCCAGGAATGGACAGGGGCCGTCTTTCACTGAGGTGGTTGCTCCAG ACCAGACAGAGATTACTTTCTCAGGACTAATGCCCACAGTAGAATATGTTCTGAGTGTTTACGCTCTTGGACAAGATGGAGAGAGCTCTCCACTGGTGGTGAATGCTCTAACAA ATGTCGATCGCCCCAAGGACCTGACCTTCTCAGACATCGACTCCACCTCACTGCGGATCACATGGGACAGTCCTGAGGGCATTGTCACATCTTACCGAGTCTTGTATTCAAGCTCAgaggagggtgagagagagCTACACCCTGCTCCCCGAGGAGACGCTGAGTCTGCTGTTATCTATGGTCTGCAACCCGGCACTGAATACACTGTGAAGGTCATCGCTGTGCATGATGACACAGCCAGCACACCACTGGTCGGGACACAAGCTACAG CCATCTCATCACCAACCAACCTCCAGTTCTCCCAGGTTGGCCCTACCTCATTCACTATGCGCTGGGCTGTGCCGGGTCAGGAAAATCGACTAACTGGCCAATCAGGGCTCACAGGCTACCGTGTGGTGGTGAACCCAAAGAACAAGAGTGGTCCTACTAAGGAGATCAACTTGGCCCCAGACACCACAGAGGCACACATCACTGGACTCATG GTTGCAACTACCTATGAAGTTCAAGTTTATGCCTTGAAAAACTCTCTGACCAGCAGGCCAGTCCAAGGAGAGGTCGACACTCTGGAGA ACATCAGCCCCCCTCGTCGTGTTCGTATCTCTGATGTTAAGGACTCTTCCATCACCCTGACCTGGCGCTCCAAGACAGAAACCATTTCTGGCTTCCTGGTTGAGGCCACACCCACCACCTCCTCTACAGGCTACATACCCATTCAAAGGACCATTGGCCCTGACGCACGCTCATTCACTATCACAG GTCTGGAGCCAGGCACCACTTACAAGATCAACATGTATACACTGAAAGGAAACGGACGCAGTGCACCTCTCACACTCACTGCCACCACAG CCAAACCGGTGGTCATTCCTCCCACCAATATCCACTTCACCTCCCTGAACCCCAACAGCATCTCTTTCACCTGGGAGCCATCACGCAGTCCAGGGGTCACTGGATATTATGTCACCTATGAGGAGGCCGGTGGTTTGCCTCGAGAGATCATCCCCAGACCCCATGCAGGCCAGAGCTATGCCCTTATCAACG GTCTGAAACCAGGAACTGAGTACGTCATTAAGATTGTGGCGCTGCAGAATGCTTTGAGAAGCACACCTCTGGTGGGCAAAGCCAGAACAC AGCCAGCTACAGATCATCAGCTGTTGGTACCCGAGCTGCCACAGCTTCCTGTTCCTCACAGACCCACCACAGACATCCTGGATGTCCCAGAGTCCTTCAATGACAAGAT TTTTGACACCAACCATGTTCACCTGGCTGGTACCAGTGGCCAGAACCAACCAGGCCAGCAGGGTCAGCACATCTATACTGAGTACCAGAGTCTAGGCCCCAATCACGGACTTCATGGCCCCTTCAGTGGACCAAAAGAAGGCCAGAGGCCGACTCTTAGGGAGCCCCTTATCTATATTCCTGTAGCAGGCCCAGATGGAAACAGAATACCCTTGGTCAAG GTGAGCGATGGTCCCCTGCCAGGTCTTGCGTTCGGTTTCCCTGACAACGAAACAGAATTGCCCCAAGAAGCACAGACAGTCACAACCATCTCTTGGTCTGGCATTCCTCACACATCAGAGTATGAGGTCTCCTGTAATCCTATTACACACCAGGAGGAAGGGGGCTTtcag ATGCGTCTCCCTGGCACCTCCAACAGTGCCACACTGATTGGATTGACATCAGGAGCCTCCTACAATGTGGTAGTGGAGGCCATGAGGGGCGGGGCTAAAGAGAAGGTTTTGGAGGAAGTCGTAACTGTTGGCAATGCTG TTCCAGGTGACATCCCCATCACCACCAATCGGGATGTGTGTTAcgacacattcacacagaccTACCACGAGGTCGGGGCAGAGTGGGAGCGCATGTCTGAGACGGGCTTCAAGCTGTGGTGCCGCTGCCTGGGGCTGGGCAGTGGTCATTTTAGATGTGATTCATCCA AGTGGTGTcatgacaacaataacaactaCCGTATCGGCGAGAAATGGGATCGCCAGGCTGAGAACGGTCACATGATGAGCTGCACCTGTCTGGGCAACGGCAAGGGAGAATTTAAATGTGAACCAC ATGAGTCGACATGTTATGACGATGGGAAAATGTACCAGGTGGGAAACCAGTGGCAGAAGGAATACATGGGCGCCATCTGTACCTGTACCTGCTATGGAGGACAACAG